Within the Phaseolus vulgaris cultivar G19833 chromosome 9, P. vulgaris v2.0, whole genome shotgun sequence genome, the region CTTTTTCAGATTGTAAAACAATTTATTCATACCTTCTGCTTGTGAGCCTTGAGTCATATTATGCCTTGTGCCAAGACAGTATTGTAGTTAAAACATTCCACATAAAGTCAAAGTTTACATGTTCCACACACAAAAAGAAAGTCTTCTGGCCAAGGAATTTAATTAGTTGTAGTAACGAGAGTTGTTTCATATGGATTTGATCTGATATTGTTTTTGTTACTCCATTTTTGAGCTAGTTTGGGTTGGTTTTCAAAAGGAATGGCCGACATTTTTGTAAGTCAGTTCGGACCCAATGTTTTTATTTGTAGTATCAGATGGTCCACTTCCATCGAAATTGAAACCCCTCGTGATATATAACAACAAAAATGGCTAAGGGTACAAAAGCTGTGGGCTCACAATCCCTTCCTCCTTGGTGTTGAATTTATATATGGATATGGCAGAGCTTGTTACTTTTGTCCTAGATAAATTCAGAAATAATGGGTGAAAGTTCCCTTTCGAAAGTAACAGTGTAACACAGCTGTGGCATTACTTCATCACAAGAGAGGAAATGATAGTGATACATGCTGATACTTCAGTTTTAACAACCATTATTAAGTGAAACTCCATATTTACTTCATAGTGATTTGGAGATATTCATTACTGGGATTCAAAACAATACATTTCTAATATTTCTCTTATATATTGAAGATGCTTATGATTAATTAATCTACTAATTAGAATTTCTGTTTCTTgtcattatttatttgaatagtaataataataatggaaAGAAACCGAGATCAGTAACTGTGATTTGCTAACGTATAGCACTAggaaaatttttatattatcatcTACTTATTATATATAGTAAATTTTTCGACAGtgtaaaaacattttataaaactaataaaataatttatattatttaatgattaaaaaaagtattgacaaatatttacatttaaGTCTTCCATCTTTTTCCCTTCTTTGGACCATGTCTATGCGTGTATATCTTCTGACATTGCTTGGAAGAATCGGGCACAAGTTCAATATACGGGCAGTAGATGAAAGGTAATTTTGTTTCGTCCAATAATTCTGACACTGACTTACTACTTACGGTAACTCCTAAAGAGAATTCAAACCATAGTAGGATTTCACAAAGCCTAGACAGAATGAAATAAATCTCTATGCAATATGGTAAAATCATTTCAGATACGACAATTGagaattattgtttttaaaatatatataaacggTTTCAGATTCTGTGCGTCTGAGCTTTGAGAATGAGTGAATGCAAATTACATTACACTGCCTTGTATCTAGATATGAAGTTCTCGAAGTTATGTTCAAAAATTTGCCATGCTCCTAATTACAAACGCAATACCTTCAGTAATATAAGGTCGTTAAACAGACTACATGGACTCTAGCAGAATCCATCTTCAAAATTCTAAACAACAGGGTTCTCATCTGTTAAAAATCAATCAGTGCAAAACAGAGTAAGGGCAATAATGATTTGCATTTTAAGAACAGGTTAACATGGTAAGCACTGCCTCCATGATTTTGTAAACGCAATGGGGGGCCAAACTTATTCGTATCAACATGAAATGTCGataaataaaatctaaaagGAAGAGATATCTAAAGCTGCGTGTCTCTTGTATCTTACACGGTCCAATACCACCAATTATAATATTGCACTTTTGCCCCATCTCTTTTTTGCTTGCTAAGAGTGTTTCAAGTGGACTTTCGAGTGAGAATTCCATTGCAATAGCATCCATATTATCGATGTTCCTGTTAACAAACTAAGATATTGAAATGTATTTCATCCGTAAATAATGCCAACATAAGAGGAATAATAAGCCAAATCAAGGTCGTTTCAGCATAATAATGGACCGAAAGGTACACAGTAGAGGACATATAATGGGGTACGAGATTCTTTTGCTTACTTTTAGTATTTTGACTTGGGAGAGCAAAAAGAAAGTAGCAAATAATGCACACAACAATAAGACAAAACTGAAATAGTCAAGACGGCAAAAAATTAAGGATAAAGATGTAAAAAGAAAGCCTAAAAATTCTCGACACCTATAATTAAACATGGCACGCATGATTATAGACTAATAATTGGCGaggaaaatagaataaaaaagatataattttgattaatattCAAGAAAATAATGTAGTCCGTGtcaatttgattaaaaaaagttCCATACCTGCAAATATGCCAACAGTAGTTAGATTCTTAATCTCCATTGTGTGATAAATTAGGTATTCTGTCAAGAAATGACCCAATGCATAGATGAATGACAAGAAAGTAGCCAGGTAGAGAGGCTTATTTTCAAGGTTGAATGCGCAAATATAGCAAAGGGTGCAGGTCAACAATGTCCAAGTTCCAAATGTGCGCCCATGAACTTCAGACACTACAACAATTAATAAAGTCGTCAATTCTGATAATTTTGAAATTCacattatgattatttttaaaattataatacacaTAAAGCTAAACCAAGCTCGGCCAAACAATACGAATGTTGTTGAGTTAATAAGTTGTAAAATTTATTCTCATCACATGTGCAAAAATGCTGTATCATATCATCTCAAAAGGATGAAAATAAAGCCTGTTCAGACAGTCGAGGGCATTACTTACAGTAAAGACAACCAAACTTAAAAATGAGATCCCAAACGCCATGCCAAACACACACTTACTTCTACATCATTTgagtttttttatgtaaataaaacGTGGATCCTACATGGCCATCCAACTCGTTAAATTCGAAATATCCAATTACTTTGATTGAGCAAATTGGGAACAACTTATTTTTCAGGAAAGGATATCAAATAGCCTTGGGAAGATCATGTGAACAAATTCCACATTGTCAAGATTCCTGAAGTTCAATAGCTGACTTCGGCTGGTTAAAACCAGAGCTAAAAAAGGTTGTGCTAGAAAATGAAATGCAGTGGACAAGATGATAACAGTATTTCATGGATCAAAGAATTTTAAATCTCTACACACGAACTACCTCAGAATTTTAAAACAATCAAAATCATATTGACTTGCTTCATTCATCTCCTCCAAAATTCTAAAACCATCCACACAAGGGCCAATTTATTTATCCAGAAAACTCAACATATTTCCACTCTTTTTTTCCTAGAAGTTAAATATCCTTTGGCTGTACAATCAAAATCCAACTTGCATACTTGTTTGCTGGCATGAGACAAGTTAAACTCATCCTATTCTTTCTTATGGACACTCCCTCAAAAAGACTTAGTTGCTATTTGGTTAACCACATAGCCAAACCACATTTCTATCGATATAATACGACTTGGCTTCTAGATCTCTATAAAGGCTTAATAACATTTTCCCCCATTTTTTGTGTGCAATTATAGTCCtactaatttaaattattcataatTAGTTCTCATAGTTTTTCAATTAATCAAATTAAGACTACCGTCCCAAAATTTCACCcaacaattaaaagaaatacaataaagggtctaacatattttataaattagtaagGCATACAGCGCATACAATattcaaacaaataaaaatatacagaATAATATAAGccacttttaaaaataaaataatttttttaatggtaTATAATACTTTTGGTACATTTCAGATAATTATTAGATGAAAATATAGTCACAAGGTCATAACAACTAAATTTTACCAACTAAAactaaatatcaaaattataacTAAGAACAGAATGTTTCATTAAGAACCCCTCACTCAATTTTCACACTTTTATGTACTTTGCACCGCCCTCAACTAGTTGTCAACAACCTTTTTGGAAAagtaaacatttaaaaaaaaaaagagtataaaTCAAATGCATAATGCACCGTAAAACAACAGTTAAACCACGGGAATTTCTTCAAGCGAAGTTATAATATAAGAAATCAATAACGCCTCCAGCATTATCAAAAAGGAGTTGgatatttttcaaaagaaaaactgAAGGGGTTGCGTGATGCATACATATAGTTATCATGGATAAAAAGGAATTCCCGGAATTGAAAATGCAATCGATGTAGAACCTAATCTGGAAACATTCTGATAGCTTGTGAAACGCAAAAGGGGGAACAACGACATTTCCTTGTGAAAGCTAAAAAAGATGAATAACAATATCCGGAGCATTGGGATCTAGAAGATCTCATTGCCAAACATTGGATCTAACGCTTCGATTGTCTCCCTCAGAAGACTCATTAAATCGAATGACACCAGCACCGTTGCAGACGCTGAAACAGAGAGTACGCAAATGGAGTAGCAGAACTCACTACACACTCAACCGACAGTATCTACCATTGAAACGAGTGAAGATCTATTTTACTACTACAACAACTAATTGATGTGAGTGAACGAATCGATTACCTAAATCTCTTTAACGAATTGCGAGAGGAACTTTGTGTGGTGTTGGAGTAAGACGAGGAAAGGGAAGAGAGTTAGTTACTTGTGGTTTTGGAGAAGACGGCGAGTTGAAGAGCCCAAATGTCGAAGAAACCGAACCACACCGAAGCCAATCGAAGCGTGCCCACCGCTATCAGCCACCATCCCAACGCCTTCATCCTCCACACGAAACTCTCACTGCGTCTCTACAGTCTCTTCCGTCACTTCACCTTCCTAAAACGATGTCGTCTCAAACAACCCCAAACCCAATGCAATCTATATACGTGGTGTAATTACGCGAACAAGAAGATTTGAATTCTTTATGGAAAAAATAAATAGCACCAAAACTTTTCCATAGTAATAAATTTCGACATTTAAAATTTcgatatttaatttattcattgacGGTTATGgttatattaagaaaataaatttcatttaGTCATTATAATTTGTTTAACTTAATTTAAGTCATgcatttttaaattgataaaatactacttttactttttaaacacatgttaaattattttttaatttttttatccaatgTTAGTTTTTATacctaaattaaatatttaagtaaatattttttatcattataaaatATGATGAGAAACTAAAGTCGCGCATTTAATAAAGTTTGCGAATTgatttattcatttaaaaatataaagatgaaaccttaaaacatatttttctattttattaactCGTTCGATACCCGTGACATTGATGTATGGGGATAGCTTTTTCAATTTCATTGAGTTGAGTATTATTAGAACATGTAATATTTTAGTTACCTAATATATTGAgttgtaaaatatttattttatcttagtaaaaaacaaatatatactAGGAGTAGTGAAATTATATCATAGTTAATTAAATGTATTGATTTgatgataatattatttattataaaaacaaaattaagaaatatcTTATCTTAATTATAATTATGCTTACTTAATTTGGATTTATCCataattaatattgaaaaatttacattgactaaaataattaaccaaaataaaaatattttatagcaTATAAACCAGTCTTATaaagttatattatattaaagtcTATTAGAGATTTCGGATGTTAATAGCAATAAAGTTACaatatttttagataaaaaaaaaaaaccatgtaGTGTATATCAGTATAACTATGAATATAATTAATGTAGCAATCTGTTACGATATTTACGAGTAAAAGTGATGTtattaattattcaaaaatatatattaaatacaaGAAATCTATTAAGTTtaagtaaataattaattatgtatacCATTTGGTATTAATAGAATAAAAGTTTAGTTTAACAATTAGATATGACAAtagtttaacaaaaaaatttcttttctAATTGATACATATCATTTAACTCataatatgattttattattatgtataaaagaaaaaaaattgttagtgTGAGGGATTCAAATGGTAGTATCAATCGGTTGAATAATTGAATCTCTTCCTTTAGTTATAAAAGATTTTTCgacattcaaataaaatttggtATTCTGATACTATATTATtaagtggactttaaacctaactcaatttCATAAAATCGAATCATGAGGTTgaagtttgcactcacttatatacaataaaatgttctcatctctagtcgacgtgagatctccaacaataaaaataaaataaaataatttcaaaagtatttttaaaagaattgtaATCTGTGCAGAAGTAAAAGGAAACTGTAGATTCTTCTTATGAATATCCAACGCTAGTTGTTCCAATTAATCACGATTTATATATCATGActtctttttgttttgtttggcaTAAATAATTGTAGAAGAACTTATCCACAAAAGcacattttcttgtttttctttttatggaAATTTATCAGATGCTTTCACAAACTTGAATTTATTGGAACATTCTGAGTTTGTGAGCTGGGTACAGTTACAACCATGACCACGACTTGAAGAAAGGTCATCCTTATCcacaatttgatattttttaaattatgttttaataatGACATGGTCAAgtgaaaataataatgataataataatactaataataataatacatttgTTAGATCCCACTCATGAGTCATCTATCACAGCGAAATAAcgaaaaaaatcacaaattgaaaaagaaaaaaatgtctCATTAATGCtaatattaattacaaattGAATGAGTATAGTGGATTATAACTCTTGGCAAGAAGCTTCTTGTAACGTATAAAATTCCTTTCGAGAGAGTAATTTTATTAGTGGTATCCCACTGAATTCACTATTATATTAATCTTTTAACAAACAAATGTATTATATTAATCTCAAAATTTTAACATCTTATTGAAATGTCTAACTTTATCCCATAAGAgatttttctcaattttttctCCAACACTTTTAAGATGCATTTGGTGAACTTTTATGGAAATCTCTGCAAAATACattgtttagaaaaaaaaattgtattttattaataaaattggtTGGAAATCTTATATTAATTAGAGATAAAATCAATAAgtatacaaatataaataaacttcattttacaaactattttttttaatataagttcaacttaaatttattttttaatatgatattaaaatttaaaatttgttagaaCTATTAAAtctattctattttataaatatttagttctaaaataaatgtttatgaAGAGAATATGTTAAAAGTCATATATGAGAGACACTTCTTTTAAATGACGTGTTCGTGTCGGACACAGAACATCGATATTTGTACGAAACTCGTAAGACACGTCggtgaagtgtctaattcaaaaaatatttattgtatttctgACTATTTTAATAcggttttaacacaattttaaaaaagagaaatacattaattttctaaaatctcaaacttattatataactttttattatgattataaaaataaggaacaaatatttttaaaaccgTCATGGGAAAACATATTT harbors:
- the LOC137821493 gene encoding ergosterol biosynthetic protein 28; the encoded protein is MKALGWWLIAVGTLRLASVWFGFFDIWALQLAVFSKTTMSEVHGRTFGTWTLLTCTLCYICAFNLENKPLYLATFLSFIYALGHFLTEYLIYHTMEIKNLTTVGIFAGTSIIWMLLQWNSHSKVHLKHS